In the genome of Candidatus Aegiribacteria sp., the window CGGGCAGATAGTCTTCGGGCACCACTGTGGAGTTCTCTATGATCCTTCCTGCGGTACCTATTTCAGTAAGAAGCAGCGAATCCCTGCGAACGGCTGTAATGGAAATCTCTGCTGAGCCGTCCGACATGAGCATCTCCATATGTCCGAGATCGAATGTTCTATCGGTAACAGCAGTCATGCTCATCTCAATATCACGCGGGTTTCCCATCAGAATCATATTCCAGCTTATTGACTGCGTTATCAGGAGAGAATCGGTACCAAGTTCCTGAACATCAAGCTCCATATAACCGACATCGTCACCCATTATGGATACTGCGAACTTCTGAAGACCGATATCCGACGAACCGCCGGACAACGTTGAGGAATCAGCATTATCCCCCCCCTGTTCTCCTCCGCAGCCGCTGGCGAGTACGGGAACAACAATCAACAGAATCAGAATTATTATTTTTCCGGGTTTCATCTCGTTCCTCCGGTATAGTTTTCAATGGCTGCCGCGATCCTTTTTCCAGCCTTCCCGTCCCACATGGGAATGACAGGAGGAGAATCTGGTCGACTTGCGATCTGTTTTGCTGCAGCTTCAGGAATTAATGATGTGTCGGGACAAAGCACATTCGTTCCAATCTCGAGAGTCACCGGTCGTTCTGTACTTGTTCTGACAGTTACACATGGAACACCAAGAACGCTTGTCTCCTCCTGAACACCACCCGAATCTGTAATGACAACCGTTGCGTCGACCTCACATCTGATAAAATCCAGATAAGACATGGGTTCAACTATAGATAATCTTTCCGGAATACCCAGATCCCATTCATCCATATTGCGGAGAGTACGTGGATGTGTTGGAAACAGAATCCTGAGTCCTTCAAGATTGCCGAGAGCATCCAGGACAGCACCAAGTCGCTCCGGATTATCAACGTTTGATGGACGATGCAGGGTAACCAGGGCATAAGGCTCGTCAGGCGGGGGTGATCCTGCTTCCAAAGCTACGGGAAGAAGTCTCAGCAGAGTATCGATCATGGGATTTCCAACTAGTTTAATCATTTCACTCTGTCTGCCTTCGGCCAGCAGGTTATCCCTGGCTTCAGTGGAGGTGATGAGAAGCAGATTCGCGATTTGATCTGTCAATACACGGTTGATTTCTTCTGGCATATGCCGGTCGAAACTTCTGAGCCCCGCCTCTACATGAATTATGGGAACTCCATACCGCACCGCCACAAGAGCACATGCAAGTGTTGAATTAACATCACCGACCACGACAATTGCCCTGGGTCTTCGTTCAAGAAACACCTTCTCATACCTCTGCATGATTGTCGCTGTCTGTACGGTAATGCTCGCGGATCCGACTTCAAGGTTCACGTCAGGTCTTGGCAGGTCCAAATCATTGAAAAAGCTCTGTGACATTATATGATCGTAATGCTGACCTGTATGAATCAGTCTTATTTCAACAGCTGGATCAGTGTTTTTTATTATGGGATCAACCTTCATGAAATTAGGTCGTGCCCCGCAGATTACATCAATCATGTGATCTCCCGTGGAATAATCGAATATGTGTGAATCAGATAGTATCCATTTTATCGGTTCTTCTGCCGTGCCGTCCGCCGTCAAACTCCTCTGAAAGAAAAACCTCTATAATTTCCCTGGCCAGGAAAGATGAAGTGATTCCTCCACCGAGAACAAGAACGTTCGCATTATTGTGATGTCTTGCGTAATAAGCCATCCGTGGAAACAGGCATAGTGCTGCCCTGATTCCCCTGAATCTGTTCGCGGTCATGCTCATGCCCAATCCCGAATTACAGATGAGAATGCCGAAGTCCGCACTGCCATCCAGTAAATTCCTGCATAGAGCAGAAGCAAAATCCGGATAATCAACAGAATCCGCCGAAAAAGGACCAAGATCTTCTATATCAAGGTCCAGTCCCTTTTCATCTTTGAGCCATCCGACCGTCTCACACTTCAGCGGATATCCTGCGTGATCGCTGGCCAGAACTATCTTCACTATCTTCCGCCTCCTGCCTGATATCCAGCTACAACGCTGGACAGAACTATGGAGCAGAGCTTGGATTCAGCGGAATCAGCCCTTGATGTAAGTACAACCGGGTTTGTTGCTCCCATAATCACCGCACCAAGCTCTCCGCCTGAGATGAAGATGAGTGCTTTGTAGAGAACATTGGCTGCTTCAATATCAGGTAGAAGCAATATATCGGCATCTCCCCCGACAGGACTATCAATCTTCTTGATCCTGCAAGCATCGGAAGATACGGCAAGATCCAGAGCAAGAGGACCGTCAAAAATGATATCACCGAATTCACCCGTATCTGCCAGTTCCTGCATTCTTGCTGCTTCCATCGTGCATGGCATCTTTTCGTAAGGGACTTCCTTGGCACAGACGTAAGTTGATTTGGGATGATCGATTCCCAGAGCGTGAGCAACTGTAACCGCGTTTTTCAGCATGCCGATTTTCTGTTCGAAATCCGGCGCTATGTTCATGGCGGCATCAGTAATTATCAGAAGCTTGTCATAACCGGAAACATCAAACGCGGCTACATGACTCATAACTCCCGGGGCTCTTAAACCACGCTCCCTGTCAAGAATCGCGCGAAGGAACGAACTTGAAGCCACCAGACCCTTCATAATGACATCGGCTCTACCGGACCGTACGATTTCAACTCCCTTTATGGAAGCAGTTTTGTCATCTTCAGCATGTATGATTTCAATGCCGTTCAGATCGAAATCAGCCTTTTCCGCAGCATCTCGAATTCCTTTTTCAGGACCGATAAGAACTGCCTCAACCATGTCATCTTTAACAGCAGTACCAATTGCACTCATGGTTTCGACTTCATCAGCTCGCACAACGGCAACTCGTTTGGAAGGAAGTTCTCTGGCGATCTTTTTCAGTTCTTCGAGACTTCTTACAGGTTTCATGAATTCTCCCTGATATTTGTGAATATTCAAAACAAATTGGGCAATTTTCCAGTATACAATACGAATATACGCACTTCCAGAGGAATCCTGCAAGAAGTGTTGACAAATCGGCTGTTTCAAGAGAGATTAGGTGGCATTCTTCTGGATATCAATCAATGCGTACCAGTGTTCTACAATCCTGTTCATACAGAAAATACAACTCGCGAAAGGGGTGGTGACAAATGAAATACATACCTGCGTCAAAAGTCAGGGCAACAATAGAGAACCATATGCTGGCAGATGGTTTTGATATGGTTCTTGACCTTGAGAAAAGCAAGGGATGCATTATACATGATTCATATGG includes:
- the wecB gene encoding UDP-N-acetylglucosamine 2-epimerase (non-hydrolyzing); translated protein: MIDVICGARPNFMKVDPIIKNTDPAVEIRLIHTGQHYDHIMSQSFFNDLDLPRPDVNLEVGSASITVQTATIMQRYEKVFLERRPRAIVVVGDVNSTLACALVAVRYGVPIIHVEAGLRSFDRHMPEEINRVLTDQIANLLLITSTEARDNLLAEGRQSEMIKLVGNPMIDTLLRLLPVALEAGSPPPDEPYALVTLHRPSNVDNPERLGAVLDALGNLEGLRILFPTHPRTLRNMDEWDLGIPERLSIVEPMSYLDFIRCEVDATVVITDSGGVQEETSVLGVPCVTVRTSTERPVTLEIGTNVLCPDTSLIPEAAAKQIASRPDSPPVIPMWDGKAGKRIAAAIENYTGGTR
- the rpiB gene encoding ribose 5-phosphate isomerase B — translated: MKIVLASDHAGYPLKCETVGWLKDEKGLDLDIEDLGPFSADSVDYPDFASALCRNLLDGSADFGILICNSGLGMSMTANRFRGIRAALCLFPRMAYYARHHNNANVLVLGGGITSSFLAREIIEVFLSEEFDGGRHGRRTDKMDTI
- a CDS encoding bifunctional enoyl-CoA hydratase/phosphate acetyltransferase, whose product is MKPVRSLEELKKIARELPSKRVAVVRADEVETMSAIGTAVKDDMVEAVLIGPEKGIRDAAEKADFDLNGIEIIHAEDDKTASIKGVEIVRSGRADVIMKGLVASSSFLRAILDRERGLRAPGVMSHVAAFDVSGYDKLLIITDAAMNIAPDFEQKIGMLKNAVTVAHALGIDHPKSTYVCAKEVPYEKMPCTMEAARMQELADTGEFGDIIFDGPLALDLAVSSDACRIKKIDSPVGGDADILLLPDIEAANVLYKALIFISGGELGAVIMGATNPVVLTSRADSAESKLCSIVLSSVVAGYQAGGGR